The Bacillota bacterium genomic interval GCCCGCCCTCGTGAATGGTTCTGCGCTCCTGCAGGCCCCCCGCCACTTCTTGCGGGACGGCGGGCTGGTTGCCACGACGCTGATGGCCTGCCTGCTGGCGGCAAGCCAGTTCAGCCTCACGGGCTACCTGCCCCTGTACATGGTGGACGTCTTCCGGTGGGACCGGCAGGCCGCCGCCCGGCTCCTCCTGGTCGTCCACGCCGGCGGCATCGCCGGGCGCCTCCTGTGGGGCTGGGTTTCGGATCGTCGCTTCCGCGGCGATCGGGTGGCGCCCCTGATCACCGTCTCTTTGGGCGGTGCGCTGGCCGCCGCGCTGATCGCCTCGCTCGCCGCCTGGACGCCGCTTCCCGCGCCCGCCGCGGCAGGGGCCGCCCTGCTGGGAGGGCTCACCCTCCTGGGTTGGAACGGCCTGTACGTTACGCTGATCTCCGAGCTTTCGGGCCCGGCCTCGGCCGTGATGCTGGGCCTGAGCATGACCATGCTCTACGTCTGGACCATGCTCTCGCCGCCGGGCTTCGGGTGGCTCGTGGAGCGGGTCGGCTCCTACCCCCCGGCCTGGACTGCGCTGGTGGCCGTCCAGCTCCTGGCCGCCATTACCGCCGCCGCAGCAGGATTTACCACCCGCACCCGCCGGGCCCCTGGGGGGCGGGTGCGGGGCGAAGGTCAGCGCTCCTACCCTGGCCGGCCCGTGCTACCATAAGGAGTGGCCGCCTCGTTTCAGGCGCCGTCGCCCGTCTCGCTGCGGGCGTCGTCGCATTCTTGGGGGGAATCGAACTTGACATCGGCCAGCCTTCCGAAGGCTCTCACCATTGCCGGTTCCGACAGCGGCGGCGGGGCCGGCATCGAAGCCGACCTCAAGGCGTTCTTCGCGCTCGGCGTTTACGGCGCTGCCGCCATCACGGCCCTCACGGCCCAAAACACCCTGGGAGTGCAGGGGGTTTATCCCGTCACGCCCGAGTTCGTGGCCCAGCAGATGGACTCCGTGCTGAGCGACATCGGCGCGGACGCGGCCAAGACCGGCATGCTGGCCAACGCCGCCATCGTCGAGGCCGTCGCCGACCGCGTGCGGGCACACGGCCTCACCCGGCTGGTCGTCGACCCCGTCATGGTGGCCAAGAGCGGTGACCCGCTGCTGGCCCCGGAAGCGGTGCAAGCCGTCAAGCGGCAACTCCTGCCGCTCGCCCTGGTGGTGACCCCCAACCTCCCCGAAGCCGAGCACCTGACCGGCCTCACGCTCGAGGGCCGCGACGCCATGAAGGAAGCGGCCCGCCGCCTGCACGACATGGGCGTGCGCTACGTGGTCGTGAAGGGCGGCCACGCGAAAACCGACCCTCGCCGCGCCACCGACCTGGTGTTCGACGGAGACAGTTTCGTGGAACTCGAGGCGCCCCGCATCGCCACCCCGCACACCCACGGAACCGGCTGCACGTTCTCGGCCGCCATCGCGGCCTACCTGGCCCGCGGCCTCGAACCCCTGGACGCCATCCGTAAGGCCAAGGCGTTCATCACGGCCGCCATCGAGTCGGCCGTCCCCGTGGGCCACGGCCGCGGCCCGACCAGCGCGTGGGCGGGCGCCGACCTGAACGGCCCCGGCTGGGCCACCGGCCGCAACCGGCCTCTGCACCCGCCGGCTTCCTGATCCTGCCGCCGGCCTTGCCAGCTTTCCTCTCCTGCCAGGCGGCCCGCGTACGTGATATCGTAAAGCCGGCAGAGGGATATGCCCCCGAAGGGATCCAGGGCATGGAGGATTCTCAAGGGGGGAACCACCTTGCATCCGTCCCGGCAACGTTCGAGCGAGCCCCAAAAGCCTCTGCCGGCGCCCGCGGTCCTGCCTGCCCTGGCTTTCGGTGCGCTGGCGCTTCTGGTGGGAGTGCTGCTCATGGGAGAATCCCCCGCTCGGGCAAACGCCCCCGCGCTCACCGTTCAAGTGGACGCCGCATCCCCGCTAGGCCCCGTCAAGCCGCTCGTCTTCGGCATCAACACCGCCAACTGGGACGAACAGCTCTTTCCCGGCACGTTCGAGCAATGGCCGCTCACCTTCGACCAGGACGCCCTGCGCAAGGTGAAGGCAGCCGGCATCCGGTTCCTGCGCTACCCCGGGGGCGGCGACGGGGACCGGTACGTCTGGAACTCCGCCATCAACTCGCCGCTGCGTATGAACGTCGATGAGTTCATGCTTTTCTGTAAGCTGGTCGGCGCCGAACCCAGCATCAGCGTCAACTACCCCGCCGGGCCCGAACTCGCCGCCAGCTTCGTCGAGTACGTCAACAAGACCAAGGGCTACGGCGTCAAGTACTGGGAGATCGGCGACGAGGAGTACTTCTCCGTCCCGGCCTCCGTCTACGGCCGCAAGGTCGTCGAGTTCGCGAAGGCCATGAAAGCCGTCGACCCGGCCATCAAGGTCGGCGCCGGGGTCAACGTTGCGATGGCCACCTGGACGCTGGAGGTGCTGCGGACGGCCGGGCCGGCCATCGACTTCGTCGTCTACAACTGGTTCCCGCAGGACCCCCGCAGGGAGGACGACGCCCGCCTGCTCGCGAGCCCGGCCGAGTTTCGTACCAACCTGCGGGCCCTCAGGGGCTTCCTGGCCCAGACGGTGCCGGGCCGAGCGAAGTCCATCGAGATTCACATCGGCGGCTACAACTCCGTGACCGCTTACCCCGGGCCGCAGACCACCTCCATCGTCAACGCGCTCTGGATGGCCGACACGATGGGCGTCATGCTCGAAGAAGGCGTAGACGCCGCCGGCTTCTGGGCGCTGCACAACCCCTACCCGCCGCGGGGCGGCGACTATGGTATCCTCGGCTCGACCCCCGAAAACCGACCGTACCCGACCTACCATGTCTTTGCGCTGTTCAGCCGCCACTTCGGCACGCAGCTCGTGACCGCCCGTTCCCCGGACGCGGCTCTCTCCGCCTACGCATCCCTTGCCGCCGACAAGGGCAGCCTCTACGTCATCCTCATCAACAAGGACGAGAAGCCCCGCACCATCCGTCTCGACGTGGGCGGCTTCGAAGCCGAAGGCCGTGGGCGCGTCCGGCTGCTCAACGAAAGGAGCACCCCGGACCGCCTCCACGCCAACGTGGACGTCACCGGGAGCTTCGAGGTGCCGCCCCTCTCAGCCGTCTCCGTGGAACTTCCCTCCGCCCTCGCCGCCGGCCGCCCCCGCGGCGAGCAACTGCCGCCCGGCACCCGCCTCATCCCGGCGATCTCGGCACGCGCCTCCTCCTCTGCCGAACTCGGCCCCGCCTGGGCGCCCTCCAGCGCCATCGACGGCAACGAGCGCACCCGCTGGGCGTCCCGCATCTGGAGCGACCAGGCCGAGTGGCTGGAGCTCGACCTCGGCGAAGCGCACCTCGTGTCCGCTGTGCGCCTGAAGTGGGAGCTTTACGCCACCCGCTACCGCATCGAACTCTCCGAGAACGGCTCCTCCTGGGCGGCCGCCTACGAGACCGCATCAGGCCAGGGCGGTGTGGAACTGGTGCAGTTCACGCCGGCCCGGGCCCGCTACGTCCGGATCCAGATGCTCGAACGCCCGAAGCAGCGCGGCACCGCCTACGGCCACTCCGTCTGGACGGCCGGCTCGTTCTCGCTGTGGGAGGTTGAGGTGCTAGGACACCCCTAGCCGCGCCCTGCGGGCCCGCCATTCCTCCTCGAGAAGGCCGTATACCACGTGATCCACGAAACCCTCGTGCAGGCGTTCCGCCCCCCGCAAGACGCCCTCCTGCGTGAAGCCGAGGCGCTCGGGAACCGCCCGGCTGCGCCGGTTCTCCGCGGCGCAACGGATCTCGACCCGGTGCAGCTTCAGCGTCTCAAACGAGTACTTGAGCATCGCCTCGACCGCCCGGGTCATGATTCCCCGGCCCTGAAAGGCTGCGCCGAGCCAGTAGCC includes:
- a CDS encoding discoidin domain-containing protein, giving the protein MHPSRQRSSEPQKPLPAPAVLPALAFGALALLVGVLLMGESPARANAPALTVQVDAASPLGPVKPLVFGINTANWDEQLFPGTFEQWPLTFDQDALRKVKAAGIRFLRYPGGGDGDRYVWNSAINSPLRMNVDEFMLFCKLVGAEPSISVNYPAGPELAASFVEYVNKTKGYGVKYWEIGDEEYFSVPASVYGRKVVEFAKAMKAVDPAIKVGAGVNVAMATWTLEVLRTAGPAIDFVVYNWFPQDPRREDDARLLASPAEFRTNLRALRGFLAQTVPGRAKSIEIHIGGYNSVTAYPGPQTTSIVNALWMADTMGVMLEEGVDAAGFWALHNPYPPRGGDYGILGSTPENRPYPTYHVFALFSRHFGTQLVTARSPDAALSAYASLAADKGSLYVILINKDEKPRTIRLDVGGFEAEGRGRVRLLNERSTPDRLHANVDVTGSFEVPPLSAVSVELPSALAAGRPRGEQLPPGTRLIPAISARASSSAELGPAWAPSSAIDGNERTRWASRIWSDQAEWLELDLGEAHLVSAVRLKWELYATRYRIELSENGSSWAAAYETASGQGGVELVQFTPARARYVRIQMLERPKQRGTAYGHSVWTAGSFSLWEVEVLGHP
- the thiD gene encoding bifunctional hydroxymethylpyrimidine kinase/phosphomethylpyrimidine kinase, producing MTSASLPKALTIAGSDSGGGAGIEADLKAFFALGVYGAAAITALTAQNTLGVQGVYPVTPEFVAQQMDSVLSDIGADAAKTGMLANAAIVEAVADRVRAHGLTRLVVDPVMVAKSGDPLLAPEAVQAVKRQLLPLALVVTPNLPEAEHLTGLTLEGRDAMKEAARRLHDMGVRYVVVKGGHAKTDPRRATDLVFDGDSFVELEAPRIATPHTHGTGCTFSAAIAAYLARGLEPLDAIRKAKAFITAAIESAVPVGHGRGPTSAWAGADLNGPGWATGRNRPLHPPAS
- a CDS encoding MFS transporter, with product PALVNGSALLQAPRHFLRDGGLVATTLMACLLAASQFSLTGYLPLYMVDVFRWDRQAAARLLLVVHAGGIAGRLLWGWVSDRRFRGDRVAPLITVSLGGALAAALIASLAAWTPLPAPAAAGAALLGGLTLLGWNGLYVTLISELSGPASAVMLGLSMTMLYVWTMLSPPGFGWLVERVGSYPPAWTALVAVQLLAAITAAAAGFTTRTRRAPGGRVRGEGQRSYPGRPVLP